AATATTCTACAGTATACACACAAAAGTTTTTGACTTTGTCCTTATGGTCTGTTTTTATTACTGTGCAGATCACGAAAAACATGCGTGCCCGTCTTTATCAGATAAGGTGTGTTGTTTAATGCAGATCGGCTATAAGGGTCCTCGCTATACACGTCTGAAAGACGCAGATGTGTGCAGTGTGAAGGATTTGTTGAGACTACTCCACACGAATCCAAAACGGCTTGAAGAGGTAGTTTTACTTGTGTGTGGTtacttgctcgcattacgctaaACGTAATGCATCTTGTTTATAGATTCTTGAGCTAAAAGCCTCTTGCAAGTTTTGGGATGAAATTGTAAAAAGCGCACAGGCGTCCAATGGAACGTTTTTGTACCTCGATCCTAGAAACGAACAAAAAACCAGCATTGTTCTTGATGTTAAACTGCAGTTGAAGGCGTTGATCGTAGAACCTCATCAGTACATTGCCGTTAACCAGCTAACCGAACAACAGAAGGTGAGCCTGCCTATATGCCTCCAACACATACGCGTGCAGAAGGTGAGCCTGCCTATATGCCTCCAACACATACGCGCGCGCGCACACGTTCTCTCCTTAGGCTCATTCTAATTGATTCTATTAACAGTTCGAAACTCAAGATTTGGTGAAGTTTGCGTCTGAACACTTCCATATGCTCCTTCCTTTTGACCATGAGACTTACCTTGAAGAACATCTTCAGTCAATCAGAAACTAAGTAACCACTCAATCAGAACGGGGAAACAGAAGGTACCGTTTGATACAAATGATAATCAGGAATATGTTCCGTTTCATCCAGCCACAAACAGGCTTAACTTCGGGGCTGCTACAGAGTCGGGTACCTCTTCTCAGGCTGTCGAGTCTCTCCTCGATACACATGAGCTTATGAGTATAATCGACACTGACAGTCCCGATTTGGAAGGATCCCGGCTGGATTCCTTTTAAACGGAATTTGGGACATCGTAGATGACAGCCCCAACGTTTCGTTTTGTGCTATTGCCCGTGCAAGATGGACAAAAGTGTCGAAATTGCTAAGGCGTAACTCCGTGAGAGAAAGGATTAGTCAATCACAAGGGATTCAACCGCTTAAAAAGCGGAGGTATTGTTGATACAACATGAGTTACTCTTGCCATGTAAATACGATCTTAAAATCccatattttttattaaaaatacgAACTCAATTCATAAGGACATAACGatttatgtatgtgtgtgtgtgtgtgtgtgtgtgtatatatattcaGCTATTCTGAATCAAGTTTGTATACGACTCTTATCGTTAATATAAAACAAGTGATTGTTTCTTTACAACATCTAACTTACTGACATGAATCATAAACTGTGGACGAATGAAGGAAGAACTTCGAGTATTACATCCTGCAACTCTTGTTATCATCGCATATTTCAGCCTGCCATTTTTTTAAGAACCAGTATCAGTATTAACATcttataataatataattaaaaGTTTATATAAATTAAGTATGCAAAAAGAATTAGCAGACCTTTTTCTTTCTAGTCTCCAAAACTTCTTCTAAAGGTGGCCGACCTAAAAATAATAACGTTAATCAGCGTTACCACTGTGTAGAAGAGAAATAAACGACATGTGTATGGCTTAAGTCGACAAACCTGTGACTTGGAGACGGTATTTAGCCCATACACCATAAACAGCATCGGCTATTGTTGCAACCTGTCGATAACAAGTTTTTTTCTAATGCATTAAACCTCATTTTATCGAATCTTTTAGTAATTATTGAAATAATACAACTTTGTAATCATATTTGACACAATAATTGTTCACAACAAATCAAAATTTTGGACAACGTTTTTCAGTACCAAAACTACCCGATCTGATCAAAAACCATTACACAATAAACTTGTAAAGTGAGACTACTTACAGGCTCGTATTTTGTAACTGCGTATATCCAACCCATACCAACCGCCTCATATAACTTTCGGAACGCCTGCACAAGTTCTCAAAAGCTCAAAATGCCAATTCTTGGCAGAAAAAAAAAAGACGTTTGTAAACAAAAGAACAGACAATATGAAGGCTTGAAAAAACATACATATATCGATATATACATAATAGCATCATGAGATAATATAAAGGGAGCATACCTCAACATTAGTGACTATAGTTCCATCGGACATGATTGCATGAATTTTTCCCATAGCCTAAGAATGTCGAAATATGTTCAAGTTAGATCCAAAGTGCCTAATAAAAAGACGAATATCACAAAATAGTGAAACACCATAACAATAaatcgagtttttttttttttttttataacatacAGTTTCATAGTCAAGGCCTTGATTATCCTCGGGTGAATAATCATCTGAACTTATATCAACAAAGTTGATAGCATTGTAGTCCTTATTCCTTTCCTTTAGCATATTCacctaccaaaaaaaaaaaaaaaattatgttatcGGCAACATTCCACAAGAACTAGTCATCATGCAAGAATTCACAAATGATGGATAGTATACGATGGTTTTATATATACCTCACGCATGCAAAGTGGACAATCACCGTCGTAAAGCATTTTAACCTTCCAATTCGGGGAAGATTGTGGTTGCTCAGTACTATCTTTTTTCATAGGAGTTATAGGGGTGGTTGTTGTCTCTTGCATTGCTCGAATAGAAAATCGGAATCCTGTTACCATTGACAATTGTAAATAACTtgtgtataatatatatatagctCCCCACATATTGAAAAGCTATGTTAATCTAACCATGCCTCTCATTTCACCCCAAAGGGTCTTAGTTGCTAGTTGCTACCCAAGGGATACAAtgttttagtttagtttttgacAGTTTCAACTCTACATATATTATGCTAAAAAATTCATTGAATATTCACTAGAAATCGACTTAAACTGACTAAACAGAAGTTTAAACCATTTTCTTATTAAATATACAGGAAAACATGAATATTATTTGGTTAATCATAAGCTAATAGTATCTTTATGATTTGAAGTTTCATCATTCATGAGATAGGAATTAGGAAATTATTATTAGAATTACCAATAACTACACTGGATTTCAGGGCCGGCCCAGAGCAAGGGAGGGTGGGCGAACGCTCTGGGCCCAAATTGAAATAGGGCCCGAAAAAATTTGTaacctttttatatatatattttaaaacatgtctgtatgtttaaaaaaaacttaaagggCCTGGATTTATGAACCAAAAACGTTAAAGCTCAACTGTTTTTGTCAATCAAATTCAGAAGCCCAACTGTTTTAGAGTGTAATGGATTAATGACTTGGCCCAAATCAATAAGCAAACATATTGGATTAATGAATAGGACCCAATTTTTTTATCTCGCACAGaaccaaatatttttttttatgattttcggagacggccctgctGAATTTTAAGGGCCCGGGTTGATTAAAACAGATTCACCAAAACACGAGATCCAACGAACGACTCTAACAGGAATCCTTAACATCTCCGAAAACAAGAAACCTAAATCATTCAAATAGGAAACTAATACGACCACATAAATAAAAACTCCTTAACTAAATAAACCCAACTAAAAAGACTTTTATACACCTAACCCATTTGGTTATCTGAACAAAACGATTAtggggttgtttggcaacatctgaatggttaagtgctgaaccagtaagaggtttgaatCATTAACAGTCTGTATAATGCTTAcctgttcagaggcaaatgtctgaccaattcagattagaggtcttaaccattcggactctgtataatgcttaaccattcattcagaggcaaatgtctgaaccattcagacatctgctcatgaaacaaacagttggaccattaagtgttgaaccagtaattaagaggtaaacaaacagcccctaattcCTAACAAAATTCCTAACAATTATGATTTACAATTAAAATTCTGATTtgcaatgatctctagatcaagtggtggagggcttgcatttctcttgcgAGACGcgggttcgactcccacttggtgcagagtgaggcactggtgggcaatgataggagacccaggaaACCCGAGTTGGaaccttgagccaaacgggttttaccggtaatttcactgtcgtgcctacgggcgggtgggttaccgggttttccccggaattggtggtagACTCGGGTtactcggagtactccgtttgtccagtgggtgtcCGAGAGTGCTTGGGATTGAGTtggttggccgttcaaaaaaaaaaatctgaattcaATTCCACAAGGCCAGTAAATTGTCATTTATAATTGTATGATCATAAACTaagattaaaaaaatacataaacataACGAAGACTGATTGATTACTGGTTAATTTATTTACCTGATGGAGAATTAGAAAGAGGATAAGCGATGGATCGATGACGATGATTTGAAGCAGAAATTACAAATGGGTTGAAGCACAAATTCGCAGGTGTTTTCAGTTGTCGTCTTGCCATTGAACCTGCAACTGCTCTTAACGCCATCGAATTGTTCGAATTTCTTTTTCGAAAATCAGTTATTTTGAACTCGTTTTAATATAATGAAAGGTAGCGGTGGTGGTTGCTCGCTACGTGGCGCCACCTTGTTCAGTGAATTATTCACTAGTTTTACATCATTGGGGAAGaatatttttttttccaaaagtaTTGATGAAAAATACTTTAATTGTCAATTCAGTAatcagtttttttttcttttaatatttaacagtttattaaaataaattagCATAAAAAGTGAGACATATTTAATAATGTATAATAAGTATGATTATAAGGACAATTATGAGTTGTTTGAgtttaaaaaacaaacaatatttaACACCTTGTTTCACTCCCAATTAATGGTGCAAACGAGtcgagctactcgcgagctactcgagctcggttCGAAAAAAAAGCTCGaatgagccgagcttaaacgagctcgagctcgagcccgagcctaaaaaacaAGCACGTTTAGTAAACGatcccgagcccgagcttcgcttattgAGCTCGAGCCAGCTCGCGAGCCTAAAGGAGCTTTCtgttgatatatttttttattaatatattaaacatatatttataaaataataattaccatttatataaatataaaaaaataacttaattatatgtataataataattataattaatataaattaattaataaatactaaacgagtcgagcccgagccgagctcgagcttgaaaaattaccttcgagccgagctcgagctttagaaataaagctcgaatcaaCCCAAGCTCgtgctcgagctttcatatgttaaacgagctcgagctcgagcctggtcgagctcagctcggctcgtttgcacccctactccCAATCAAAGATCCACGCATATATCCAGCCATTTTTTTAATTCTCTTTTATTTGTTTCCTTCGTTTGGTCTATTGTTTTGCCTATTTGAGGCCTATTCTTCTTTGTATTTTATCATCAGAAAAAAGGCATATGCCAAATGAATAAAACTCTGATTACCAATTTTTATATGGTATCAGAGTAGGTTCCTGAACcctaaaaaaatatatacttCGGCTTCTTCTTCGCCTCCCATTCAATTGACTCCTGCTCACCACCATGGCCGGTGATGACCAGGGTCGAACTAAATCCAATTCCGTTGCCGACAACCTAAATCAATCGAGTCCAATCCTGGGATTAAACCGTGAGAAGTACGAACAGTTTATCAACTCGTTCACTAATGACGAGATAATCCAGTGGATGGCAAACATGGGGGCTAGATTAGGCGATGATGGCAACTGGATCGTTGATTCAGGGTGTACCGAACACATAACCTACCTTCTTAATTTGTTTCATGGCAACTTAAAAACAACACACGAACTACCGGTAAGAATTCCAAATTGAGACTCTATACCTGTTAAAGGGAAAGGGTCGTCCACCTTACCAAATGGGACTGAAATCCGAGATGTCCTATACGTTCCAGATTTTACTTGCAACCTATTGTCGGTTAGTCGGCTGACTCGAGACCTTCATTGCACTGTAACTTTCTTTCCGGACTTCTTCGTAATGGAAGACTTGAATTCGAAGAAACTGATTAGAACGGGTAAACGTCAACATGGCTTATACCGGATGAAGATGGTCGAACGAGAAAGGAAGGCTATGTTGGGGTCAGTGGAGGTATGGCATAAAAGACTTGGTCATGCTTCTAGCGGTAAACTTTCTCATTTTGATTTTGTCAAGAATGTGTCTTTTAAAACCATTGATTGCGATTCGTGTGCTAAAGCCAAGCACACCCGATTACTTTTTCCCATAAGTTCTATCAAAACCAAAGAATGTTTCGAATTGTTGCATTTTGATATTTGGGGAAAGTATAGAACTCCTTCGCTTTCAAGAGCAAACTATTTTTTAACGATCGTGGATGACTATAGTCGATCTGTTTGGGTTTTCCTTCTAAAACACAAATTTGACGCGGGTGACCATCTGATATTTTTCCACAAAATGGTCAAAACGCAATTTGGAAAATCAATTAAAAGGATTCGTTGTGATAACGGGGGGTGGGGGAGTTTATTTCAAACCGAATGCACAACTTTTATGCTCAAGAGGGCATAATTCTTGAGACCACTTGCCCACACACACCACAACAGAATGGTGTTGTAGAATGTAAGCACAGACATTTGCTCGAGACTGCACGAGCACTTAGATTTGAGGCAAATTTGCCAAAGAAGTTTTGGGCCGAGTGTGTCATGACAGCGCCCTACATAATCAATCGTCTCCCATCAAACACCATTAACAACAAAACCCTATTTCAAGTTTTACATGAAGAAGAACCTGATTATGAACATATGAAGATTTTTGGTTGCCTCGCTTACTTTCGAAATACCGACACAGATGGAGACAAATTTGAATGGAAAGGGAAACCCGGGGTATTTTTAGGTTATCCACCGGGAACCAAAGGGTACAAAATATATGACATTACCGATAGCAAAATGGTGGTGTCAAGAGATGTAAAATTTGTTGAAAATGTTTTTCCTTTCAAGAGCATGGATCGTATCGACAAAAGAAAAAATGAGAAACTTTTTGATTTTCCGCCCTGGTATTACAATGAGACAAATGAAGGCGAACCCTTAGTCAACCCTCATGTTAATGGGAATGAAGAAAATCAGAATGGAGAGAATACCCACGGTCACGAGGATGATGTCGAGACCATCAGCCATGAAGTTTTAGTTGAGGCATCGTTGAATACCTCAAACATTAATGATCAAGATCTTAACAATGCACAAATTGTGGAACGTGAAATGCAAAACACTGCTGGTCCTTCTGAACAAAACACTTCGGTTCGAGAGGAAGAAAATACCCAAGTTCGACCATCCAGAGTTCGAACCCAACCAGCACGCTTCAACGATTACAATGTCAAGCTTCCCCCATCGATAGACCATACTCGACCCACAGCTAATCAAAGTTCATCCACGGTACATCCTCTAGCTTGTTACATCTCTTATGATAATTTTTCTCCCACCCATAAAGCTTTTCTATCAGCTATCGACTCATGCGATGAGCCCAAGACTTTTCGTCAAGCATCTCTGAACCATGAATGGCGAGAAGCCATTGAACAAAATTATACTTGGACTCTTGAGGCGTTGCCCAAAAACAAAAGGGCGATTGACTCAAAGTGGGTTTACAAAATCAAGTACAAATCAAACGGAGAGGTGGATAGATATAAGGCGAGATTGGTGGCGAAGGGTTTCACTCAACTCGAAGGGGTTGATTATCATGATACATTTGCACCAGTTGCAAAGTTGGTTACTATTCGTACCTTGTTGGCCGTGGCTgtgaaaagaaattggataattCACCAACTTGACGTGAATAACGCCTTCTTGCATGGGGATTTAGAGGAAGAAGTCTACATGAAGATTCTAGATGGTTTTGCTAAACAGGGGGAGGCTCGTGTTTGCAAATTAAGAAAATCGATCTATGGTTTGAAACAAGCGTCGCGTAATTGGTATCAAAAGTTCACAAAAGCTCTCGTTGAGCTCAGGTTCAGACAGTCAAAGGCTTATTATTCTCTGTTCATTTATAAGTcagaaaggtcctatgtacctgCGCTTATATATGTTGATGATGTTGTCAGAGTTGGAAACGACTCTGTAAAATACAACACACTAAAGATCAGCTCGATGAGATGTTCAGCATCGACATGGGCCCGTTAAAATATTTTCTTGGAATCGAAGTCTCTCGTACTAAGGAAGGTTTGGTCTTGAGTCAAAGAAAATACACGCTAGATATCCTGAGGGATAGCGGCCTGGAAGGGTGTAAACCTAGTTCCTTTCCCATGGAACAAAACCTTAAGCTTGGGAAGGGAGAAGGAGAAGATAAAGTAGATAGCAGTCAATACAGGAGGTTAGTTGGTCGTCTCCTTTACCTGCAGGCCACCTGACCAGACATCACCTACGCAGTGAATGTCCTCAGCCAATTCGTGACAGACCCTCGCCGGAACCACATGGATGCAGCAACTAGAGTTTTGCAGTACTTGAAATCGACTCCACGACAAGGTATATTGTTACCAAAAGAAGGTGGCATGAACTTATTGTCATATTGTGATGCGGATTGGTTAGGATGCCCTTGGTCAAGAAAGTCTCGAACTGGTTACTTATTGTCTCTCGGAGGAGCACCCATATCATGGAAGTCAAAGAAGCAATCAGTAGTTTCAAGATCATCTGCAGAGGCAGAGTACAGAACCATGGCTACTACTGTCAGCGAGGTGATTTGGGCAAGGTGGATGTTGAGTGAATTAGATGCTAAACAAGGAGAACCAACTGTTTTGTTCTGCGATAACCAGGCGGCTAGGCATATAGCGAACAATCCAATCTTCCATGAGAGAACAAAGCACGTAGAGATGGATTGTTACTTTGTCCGTGAAAGAGTTGAAAGCAAAGAAGTTGAACCGGTTTATATTAGCTCCAAAAAATCAAGTTGCAGATTTGTTAACCAAGGCCCTTGGAGCTCAGCACCTCAACTCTCTACTGAGCAAGTTGGGCATTCAAAATCTACATGctccaacttgagggggagtattGAAAATGCATTATTCTGTGCATAACTATCTCTCCTTGTTTCACTCCCAATCAAAGATCCACGCATATCTCCAGccatttttttaattcttttttatttgtttccttcGTTTGGTCTATTGTTTTGCCTATTTAAGGCCTATTCTCTTTGTATTTTATCATCAGAAAAAGGCATATGCCAAATGAATAAAACTCTGATTACcaatttttataaattaaaaatatgaATCTATATATGACTTAGATGAAGGTGTTATGTTTGGTTACTTGGTATGATAAAATTACAATGGACAT
This is a stretch of genomic DNA from Helianthus annuus cultivar XRQ/B chromosome 16, HanXRQr2.0-SUNRISE, whole genome shotgun sequence. It encodes these proteins:
- the LOC110916129 gene encoding uncharacterized protein At5g50100, chloroplastic, whose translation is MALRAVAGSMARRQLKTPANLCFNPFVISASNHRHRSIAYPLSNSPSGFRFSIRAMQETTTTPITPMKKDSTEQPQSSPNWKVKMLYDGDCPLCMREVNMLKERNKDYNAINFVDISSDDYSPEDNQGLDYETAMGKIHAIMSDGTIVTNVEAFRKLYEAVGMGWIYAVTKYEPVATIADAVYGVWAKYRLQVTGRPPLEEVLETRKKKAEICDDNKSCRM